Within Candidatus Atribacteria bacterium, the genomic segment ACTTAAGGCACCTGTGCCACTACCGGAGCCATCAAGATCGATGAGGGCATCAGTTCCAGGGCAGACCTCTTCTTCTTGGTCTTCTCCTGCGTCAGCGGTAACACCAGCAGATTCGGTAATGGTGACTACCATTGTATCGGTTGTACTGCTACATTGATCGGTTACCTGTAAGGTTACTGCATGGGTTCCTTCTCCAAAAGCAACATCCTGTGGATCTTGTGCGGTAGAATCATCAAACTGGCCATCATTGTCTAAATCCCAGGCATAACTTAAGGCACCTGTGCCACTACCGGAGCCAGTAAAATCTACGTCTTTGGTAGTTCCCGGACATACCTCATAGGATTGATCTGGTCCTGCATTAGCAGTAGGTGCTGGTAATTCGGTAATGGTGACTACCATTGTATCAGTCGAACTTCCGCAATCATCTGTAACAGTTAGTACAACATTATATACGCCACCAGCAAAAGGAATATTCTGTGGATTTTGGGTTGTGGAATCAATAGTTGATCCACCATTACCAAAGTTCCATGAATAACTGATAGTGCCTTTCCCTGAACCAGAACCAGTTAAATTTACGTTTTTAGTTCCACCTAAACATACCTCAAAAGATTGATCCGGTCCGGCATTAGCAGTAGGTGGAGGTACTCCCAAACAAGGGTTATCCGGTGGGTTAAATACACATATTACCTCCCCGCCAGTCCATCCTGGATTATCTCCAAGAACTTCCATTAATACTAAATTTCCTTGGTCAAGAACATTATCATCTGAAGTAACATCTCCGCATTTTTC encodes:
- a CDS encoding PKD domain-containing protein, giving the protein MKLSFKTILPLLLISALLILFNGCMGTVPDESPGYTPGTTTITGIIAAPCCSTSSTVISEDTAPSDWCLQCAKNWFLQKNIAVILTYEGEEIASTTTNAKGEYTFSNLSVGENYVITAICPDDGGKALVKDLVKKVIEGEDYDAGITDCESTALGLIVDALVNLGISSEYIILEDIQGSAKFKPFIQAVCEVLEKCGDVTSDDNVLDQGNLVLMEVLGDNPGWTGGEVICVFNPPDNPCLGVPPPTANAGPDQSFEVCLGGTKNVNLTGSGSGKGTISYSWNFGNGGSTIDSTTQNPQNIPFAGGVYNVVLTVTDDCGSSTDTMVVTITELPAPTANAGPDQSYEVCPGTTKDVDFTGSGSGTGALSYAWDLDNDGQFDDSTAQDPQDVAFGEGTHAVTLQVTDQCSSTTDTMVVTITESAGVTADAGEDQEEEVCPGTDALIDLDGSGSGTGALS